The following nucleotide sequence is from Trifolium pratense cultivar HEN17-A07 linkage group LG2, ARS_RC_1.1, whole genome shotgun sequence.
CTTCggttcataaaaatattccaTACACTTTAAAATTAGGCGTGTTAGCTGGTAGGGGGTGATCCGTTCAACTCGGCAGTCTAATTCAACCCAATTCACATTTCATTTGGATTTTGGATTCGTTTAAGTGCAGGTTCAATATGAACCAACCCGTTAATCGTGGTTTTGTTCAGGTAATAAGTTTATGTTCTAAATCCATAAACCCCGTTAATTcaaccaattttaaaaaaaattcacatttattatattttataataatatagtttaatatttttatgttttaaattttgatagaATTTCATGTAATTTCaattgtttaaattttaaatagtaaaatttagtctaaattttaaaattttcatgaaataaaatgtcatataactatatattattttgagaattgtttataaaatttatatgtaATGATCCATCCCCCCAACTCAACTCGCTCATTATCGGATTGGATCAGTTCGagtttaacataaaaaatacgaattttacatcCAACCCATTTATCTTTGATCAGGTCGGATAGCGGATTTGGCTAAAATCGGCTCAACCCGACCCACTTACACCTCTACGTGGATGAGATGATTCCGATCTATTCTACTTTAATCAATGTcctaaatttaataattaatttcaatatgcAACAATGTTGAAATTTTTTGGAATAAACTGTCACCCAAttaaattcaacaaaaaatttaaggaTTGGTTTCAACAATTATATATGTGTGAAAGATACCGATATTAAAACTCAtttttatcttcttcttttttacgaaaatgtgtttatagcattttattaattaaaatgtgtTCAATACAATTTGGTATATTAACTAAAATCTGAAAACTAGCTGACAATGTGGCCGCCTTAACAAGTTTATGGGCAACCTCATTTGTTTGTCTTCGCACAAACTCTACACTTGAGTTTCTATAATAGttgtaaaaaatagatttacaATGCTCAAAAATCACCTCAAACACTGTGAAGTCACATTTGCtcataaacttatttttttgtaacactagAGTCACTAGAATATAAATACACTCAAATGTATCAAATATAATAGGTAATCTAACTCCTCATATTTAAAAGTGTGTGTTTAGCGACTATTTCCGTCCTAAGatctttttgtaaaatttgGTTATTCCAATTTTCAAAGTTTAATTTGCATTAACtaaatttttaaagtttaatttacattaattaaattttcacaaaaatacttctaattaaacaaaaagaagtaaaatataattatttctctctctctcttaataattaatgtaaaaacaatttttcttaattcttGTGGTTTTAAGAAAGATGTCTTATATATTGGGACATAATGAAAATTAACtactctatatttttttaattgtcgTTTGATTGTAGATTTagtgaaaaaaatagaaatttattgttatattaaaataaatatataatcctatcaaaataaaataaaggtataataaaaagaaaatatgcaaAAATAATCTTCATCAATTTAATCTTACTTTACTGGCccaaaacgacacttaaaaaaataaatatagtgtcttttaaaaaaaaaattaatattttcttcGGTAAACTGATAGGTGTAGCTGACCGAGTCACTAAATGATTGGGTTTAGGAACTTAATATCCGTTACGTTACGGATATATAAGACAATTTATTGCATCATTTCCTCAACTACGATtaacactacaaaaaaaaaaaaaaaaaaaaaacactaccaAACGCCGCAACGGCATGGAGATGGAGCTtgattcatcatcatcacccgGCGTTGAAGACACCACAAACACACGCTGTACCTTCTGCTGCTTCGGTTCCCGTCGTTCCACCACCCTAAACTTACCATGGTGGAAGCGCGTGCGACCCACATCATGGTCCGAATCTCGCTCTGACTCCCCAACGATAACCGCCACTTCCGGTCAACAGTGGTACTCCCGTGGCTTCATGAAAATCCGCGAGTGGTCGGAGATCGTAGCAGGACCACGCTGGAAGACGTTTATCCGACGGTTCAACCGGAATAGAAGCGGAGGTTTCCGGCATGCCGGAAAATATCAGTACGATCCTTTGAGTTACTCCTTGAACTTCGATGAGGGACAAAACGGGGATTTCGAAGATGATTCTCCTGATAGATTTCGGAGCTTTTCCACCCGTTACGTTGCGGTGGTTCCTCCTATCAAGTCTGTTTCGACTGATTTGGAACAGAACGTCGTCGTTTCCAGCTGAGAATTGGAAATTAGATTACCGTGATTGAAAGCGTGAcgtcattttttaaatttatttttagaaattaAGGTGAAAATTTTGAAGAAGAATTATGATAATAGGACAGGTATttcatttgttaatttttttattttatttatttacagtatagttttatattttcttatgtACATTTTCAGTTGTTTGTGAGTCAATTTTTTTGGGTCCTGTTTTTGTTTCCAGAATGTAATTTTTCAGCATAATTTTTAgaatattcttattttatgtGACTGAATAGTGAATACTAGTTTGTTTCCAGAATATTCTgcatataaaatttcataatcACTATCATGCTTAATTTTAATACTAGTTGGTGCCTTGGTGGCGTGTACGTCAGTGTATTGAATTAAATCTTGATAATCACTAGGAGCGCCCATAGTCTATGATATGAAACTTGGAttgcaatttaatttttctgTATTACTTATTTAGGATTCAGTTGGCAAATGCACAAAACAGTTTGAACGTGTAGTGTAGTCCATCTTATAGATAATTTGAGTCTGATTGAATTGATTGAATCgacttatttgaactttttTATTAACACAAACATTTCTGAGACTATTTAGAAGAATTACCTTATACATAAGGATTATCATGATAAGCGTTTATGTTATAAGCTGCAAATTAAGCTGTTTATCAAGACATGACCTATATCAATCAAATTTATtggattatttttctttctatatctATGATCTATCTGTCATtaccttttaaaataatttatgtcaTTTTCATGAGTTAAAAATTTTTGGGTGATCAAACAAATAAACATGTTTTTTGGTTGTGACTTATTAGGCAAATGGATAAGCTTTACTTGGGAACACGATCAAGCTACTTGTGTCCCTACCTTAACTTCTTTATAGTGATGTGGTGTTGACATGTAGGTatgtttttctttatattttttgtcaaagatAAACATTCTTATCAAGTTTGGTAGATGTTGCAAAGGTTCAATTGTTGGATTTGAATTTGTTTATGTCAAgttaatatgtttttaattaattaaattgaaactCAATAAACAAGTGGTACAAAAACTGTAATTAGTTAGTAAAAGGAATGACCAGTGTAGTGAGAATTACTGCAAAATAGTATGGCAATTCATTGTGATAGCCAAAGTGTTAATCATCAAGTTTATCAAATCACATTAATGTTTGGACTTCACTTTACCAGAAATGTGGTTGAATTGATCAATATAAGGAAATTCATATTAACAAGATTGTATCTGAAGATAATCTTGCTGATGACTGAGGTCTGAGTGCTAGGATTGGATTATCTTTTTCTAACATCTATGATATATATACATGCATAGGAAGGGTTTTAGGGCATAGAATGTAAAGTTTGATTGATCTTGAAATCATAGCGAAGTTTCTCTCCCTTGTAGATAGATCTAAGTGACATAGGATGAACCACgtaaatattgtgtttttattctcttttttctgTATTTCATTGCTCTTTGTTttacattttctattttctgcTTGTATTATGTTCTTGGATAAACAAAATGACCCTAACATTTCCTTAAGATGATTATTTATATTAAGATATTGTGTGGGCGAGCGTGTGTTGGGGTAACTGAGTACCAAAGTCTGTTAGCAGGTGTCATATGATCAATTGATCATAATTCATGCACAAGAATACGTAACGGGATACCCGAACCCGGTCGGGGATAAAATTTTGGCTCTCGACAATAAAATTTTAGTATGGttgaaatatatatttcttGTCCTTTAAATATAACATACTTTGTTTTGATCTCTATTGTTCATAGTGTTGAAATTGACACAATATCAATCAGTTCAATTTGTTGAGGTTGGATTCATGATTTAGGCTTATGCTTGCCATATTTGTCCAATCTGGATTGTTTACTACTTACTCATCAACTGATGGTGGAGTTATTTTAATTCGAAATGGTATAGCCTATAAGGAAGTTAGCATTCAAAAAATCGAAAGCAAATGTATGGTAGAGAAAAAATATACCCAAGATGTTGTATAATGGGTACCCAAGTTCAAAGCTTGTTTCAGTTGTTGAATTGTTTAAGTTGAAAACAAGTTAGTCTCAGTTTGTGAGGCATGtaattatgtaccaaaaatcGCAAATTCCATT
It contains:
- the LOC123906951 gene encoding uncharacterized protein LOC123906951, producing the protein MEMELDSSSSPGVEDTTNTRCTFCCFGSRRSTTLNLPWWKRVRPTSWSESRSDSPTITATSGQQWYSRGFMKIREWSEIVAGPRWKTFIRRFNRNRSGGFRHAGKYQYDPLSYSLNFDEGQNGDFEDDSPDRFRSFSTRYVAVVPPIKSVSTDLEQNVVVSS